Proteins encoded in a region of the Rhodopirellula islandica genome:
- a CDS encoding 3'-5' exoribonuclease YhaM family protein: MSRTAIQDLTDGMTLAQPFQAADKQLRVNRQGGKYILLKLSDRSGTIVGMMWNADETTFDTFDRGDYIHCSGRTQVHNGSLQVILAEIQRMDPAEVDQSDFDRFDANQADSNFDRLRELLATISQPALHALAQSYLNDDSFVQSFRQAAAAVSNHHAYPGGLLEHTVNMMELVRLISPRYAKVDTDLLLMGAFLHDLGKIDELRASGEISYTDRGQLVGHIVIGVQRLGEKIAETETATGQKFSTGLRHQLEHLVVSHHGVLEYGSPKIPVTLEAVALHHIDNLDAKLASYSSIIDSDIAADGNWTNYTPSIGRKLWKGDS, encoded by the coding sequence GTGTCACGAACCGCTATCCAAGATTTGACCGACGGAATGACGTTGGCCCAGCCGTTCCAAGCCGCCGACAAACAACTGCGAGTCAATCGCCAGGGCGGCAAATACATCTTGCTGAAATTGTCGGATCGATCCGGCACGATCGTCGGGATGATGTGGAACGCTGACGAAACCACCTTTGATACGTTCGATCGTGGCGACTACATCCATTGCAGCGGCCGAACACAGGTCCACAACGGTTCCCTGCAAGTGATCCTCGCCGAGATCCAACGCATGGACCCAGCGGAAGTCGACCAGAGTGACTTTGACCGCTTCGACGCCAACCAAGCGGACAGCAATTTCGATCGCCTGCGAGAATTGCTGGCGACGATCTCGCAACCCGCTCTGCACGCCTTGGCTCAGTCCTACCTGAACGACGATTCGTTTGTTCAATCGTTTCGCCAGGCCGCGGCGGCGGTTTCCAACCATCACGCTTATCCTGGCGGACTGCTCGAACACACCGTCAACATGATGGAACTCGTCCGCCTGATTTCCCCGCGTTACGCCAAGGTCGACACCGACCTGTTGCTGATGGGCGCCTTCCTGCACGACCTAGGGAAGATCGATGAACTGCGTGCCAGCGGCGAGATCAGCTACACCGACCGTGGCCAATTGGTTGGGCACATCGTCATCGGCGTTCAGCGTCTGGGCGAAAAAATTGCCGAAACCGAAACCGCCACCGGCCAGAAGTTTTCCACCGGTCTGCGACACCAGTTGGAACACTTGGTCGTTAGCCACCACGGCGTGCTGGAATACGGCAGCCCCAAAATCCCAGTCACACTGGAAGCCGTCGCCCTGCACCACATCGACAACCTCGATGCCAAGCTGGCCTCGTATTCCTCAATCATCGATTCTGACATCGCCGCTGACGGGAACTGGACGAACTACACCCCCTCGATCGGACGCAAACTTTGGAAGGGCGACTCATGA
- the queC gene encoding 7-cyano-7-deazaguanine synthase QueC, translating to MNSISQPKDESAQANAGRAVVLLSGGLDSATCVAIARDQGFEVHAISFRYGQRHDGELDRAAKQASLMSVASHRVIDIDLAQLGGSALVDSSIAVPKSDHVDKIAGDIPVTYVPARNTIFLSYALAVAETLGSRDIFIGVNALDYSGYPDCRPEFIDAFQTMARLATKAGVEDEHSLTIHTPLLHWTKAEIIQRGIELGVDYSQTLSCYDPQGSGDEARPCGQCDACLLRAKGFSENEIADPAIG from the coding sequence ATGAACTCAATCTCGCAACCCAAAGACGAATCCGCCCAAGCGAATGCGGGACGTGCCGTGGTGCTGCTGTCCGGTGGACTGGATAGCGCCACCTGCGTCGCCATTGCTCGCGACCAAGGATTCGAAGTCCACGCGATCAGTTTCCGGTACGGCCAACGTCATGATGGCGAACTGGACCGCGCCGCCAAGCAAGCCAGTTTGATGAGCGTCGCGTCTCACCGCGTGATCGACATCGACTTGGCTCAACTTGGTGGATCCGCCCTGGTGGACTCGTCCATTGCCGTCCCCAAATCGGATCATGTCGACAAAATCGCGGGAGACATTCCAGTGACCTATGTCCCGGCCCGCAACACGATCTTTTTGTCCTACGCATTGGCGGTGGCCGAGACATTGGGTTCGCGAGACATCTTCATTGGTGTCAACGCCCTCGACTACAGCGGCTACCCGGATTGCCGTCCGGAGTTCATCGACGCGTTTCAAACGATGGCACGCCTGGCCACCAAAGCAGGTGTGGAAGACGAGCATTCGCTGACGATTCACACGCCACTGCTGCACTGGACCAAGGCTGAAATCATCCAGCGTGGAATTGAACTCGGCGTGGACTACTCGCAAACGCTGTCCTGTTACGACCCGCAAGGCAGCGGTGACGAAGCTCGCCCCTGCGGTCAGTGCGACGCGTGTTTGTTGAGAGCCAAAGGTTTCTCAGAAAACGAAATCGCTGATCCCGCAATCGGCTGA